In the Blautia coccoides genome, AAACCGCCTGATGGGATATAAAGAATGCTTTGAAATCATGGGGAAAGACCGCAACAGTTATTCCAAAACGGATCTGGAAGCAACGTTTATGCGGATGAAGGAAGACCACATGCTCAACGGTCAGTTAAAACCAGCTTACAACGTTCAGATCGCGGTGGAGAACTATTTCATCGTTCACGGATACGTGAGCAATGACCGTACAGATTATAACACCCTGATCCCGGTTTTGGAGAAGCATCAGAAAGCCTTTGGTAAAGTATTGGATGAAGTGACAGCAGACAGCGGATACTGCAGCGAGAAAAACCTCTTGTATCTGAAACACAATGGGATTGCCAGTTATATCAAACTCCAGGATCACGAAAAACGGAAAACCCGTGCCTATAAAGAAGATATCAGCAAATATTACAACATGACAACCCATATCTTTGAAGATGAGCGCTACTATATCTGTCATGACGGAAGAGAGCTTCGTCATATCCGGACAGAAAGTAAGGAGCAGGACGGGTATAGCCAGACATGGGAAGTCTATGGATGTGCAGATTGCAGCGGCTGTGAACATAAATCCCGTTGTCTGTATAAGTACAATGCGGAAAAAAACAGTGACCGAAATAAAGTCATGAAGATCAATGAGCAGTGGGAGGAACTGAAAGAAGCATCCAATGCCAACATCCAGAGTGAGAAGGGGATCCTGAAGCGCCAGATCCGTTCCATCCAGACCGAAGGGCACTTCGGGGACATCAAGGAAAACGAAAACTTCCGTCGGTTCAATTACCGCAATTCAGAAAAAGTGTATAAAGAATTCATGCTGTATGCAATTGGCCGGAATATAAATAAATATCATCGGTTTCTTTACCATGAGATCGAGAAATACGCAGGAAAATCTGATCAAAAGACAGCTTAGCTGCCAGAGCGGAGCTGCAAATATGTAAAAAGGGGATTTTGCGCCCTAAAATAGGAGAAGTAAAGAAAAACAAGCATATCCCGCAGAACGTCCTTTGCTGAAAAGCAAGGAAATCTGCGGGATATGCTTGTTTTGGTGTAGGGGCTTTAAAAATCAGTATTAACCGACAGCCCCTTTTGTGCTTATAGCAGTAAAAGTTCTTTTCTCCGATTTGGATTTACAAAACATTTCAAATCGGAGAAAAGAACTTCAAAAGATACTTTAAGAATAGATATGTTTATAAAATACCCATGTCAAGGATTTAGCATGACTGATGCATAGAATATATTATCCTTCCATTCAAACCGCACATCTCCGTTGTACCGTTCCACGATGATCCGGGCGGATTCTGTTCCCATGCCGAAGTCATCACGCCTGCTGGAGCGCAGCTTTCCCTTTTCCCAGATGGGAGGCTGAGAGCTTGTGTTGTCGACAGTGAGGGAGAGCATGGAGCTTCCGGTCTGCCGGATATTTACCCGGACAAAATGCGGCCCGTTGGAGACAGCGCAGGCATCCAGTGCATTTTCAAGCAGGTTGCCCAGCAGTACACAGAATTCAGGTTCCGGAATAACAGTATGTTCTTCCATACGGACAGAAACTTCCATATCTACCTCTTCCTGCATGGCTTTTTCCCCATAATAGCGCAGCAGCGCGTTCACTGCATAATTTTTACAATATATGCGCACAGTGTCAGGCGGCAGTTTTTCTCCATAAGACTGCACATAGTCAGCCACAGCTTCCAGGCTGCCGCTCTCGATACAGCCC is a window encoding:
- a CDS encoding IS1182 family transposase, producing the protein MLKQDYYNEFFDLGQQKINFSFFELHLPDDDPVYTLKKVMEELDFSGLLACCSDKGRTGYNPIMMYAVVTYANMRGVRSVDRIVESCERDLAFIWLTKGQKPKRDAFYEFKNKKLTGDLLDELNYQFMRQLKKEGLITLKELFIDGTKLEANANRYTFVWRGSINYHLAGLLDKIDALYEKYNTLLHENGYAAKYDLGDAKMFIIEGMEKVRRVIDENRKRKLTKHKKLSNNTIIEIDNCSPLEILKLQKNLMQITEGEGISFVHSKGKTKSELQKLYEELEECGNRLMGYKECFEIMGKDRNSYSKTDLEATFMRMKEDHMLNGQLKPAYNVQIAVENYFIVHGYVSNDRTDYNTLIPVLEKHQKAFGKVLDEVTADSGYCSEKNLLYLKHNGIASYIKLQDHEKRKTRAYKEDISKYYNMTTHIFEDERYYICHDGRELRHIRTESKEQDGYSQTWEVYGCADCSGCEHKSRCLYKYNAEKNSDRNKVMKINEQWEELKEASNANIQSEKGILKRQIRSIQTEGHFGDIKENENFRRFNYRNSEKVYKEFMLYAIGRNINKYHRFLYHEIEKYAGKSDQKTA